The following proteins are co-located in the Microbulbifer sp. VAAF005 genome:
- a CDS encoding M90 family metallopeptidase: protein MSAFIAIILLALAIWLVPHFYRQWRIFYLRSQPLTREQLQLIKENLPLYHYLNSNQQQELCSNIALFLHGKEFVGCEGLQVNERMKVAIAAHACLLLLGRKNECYPNLYSLLLYPDTYVAHETRREGYIETARHSAREGEAHYRGPVVLSWGDLEKDLQSPERGHNVALHEFAHKVDEEDGYFDGRPLFESSDEGATWAEVMSREFHRLRQRAEFGEFPGDTPSVLDLYGAQSPAEFFAVATESFYTIPTAMHALHPELYKELSHFYRIDPAELIRGKSTVA, encoded by the coding sequence GTGAGTGCTTTTATCGCAATTATCCTGCTGGCCCTGGCGATATGGCTGGTTCCCCACTTCTACCGACAGTGGCGCATTTTTTACCTGCGCTCACAACCCTTAACACGGGAACAGCTACAACTCATTAAGGAAAACCTTCCTCTCTATCACTACCTTAACTCCAATCAACAGCAAGAGTTATGCAGTAATATCGCCCTATTTCTCCACGGCAAAGAGTTTGTCGGTTGCGAGGGGCTTCAGGTCAATGAACGCATGAAGGTGGCCATCGCTGCCCATGCCTGCCTACTCCTATTGGGCCGCAAGAATGAATGCTATCCCAACCTTTACAGCCTGTTGCTCTACCCGGACACCTATGTCGCTCACGAAACCCGCCGGGAAGGCTATATAGAAACAGCCAGGCACAGTGCCCGTGAAGGGGAGGCTCATTATCGTGGACCCGTAGTCCTCTCCTGGGGTGACCTGGAGAAAGATTTACAATCGCCTGAACGGGGCCACAATGTCGCCCTGCACGAGTTCGCCCACAAAGTCGATGAAGAGGATGGTTACTTTGATGGCCGCCCTCTATTTGAAAGCAGTGATGAAGGGGCCACCTGGGCTGAGGTTATGAGCCGGGAATTCCACCGTTTGAGACAAAGAGCTGAATTCGGTGAGTTTCCTGGTGATACACCCTCTGTGCTCGATTTATACGGCGCCCAGTCTCCCGCTGAGTTCTTTGCTGTAGCAACAGAAAGTTTCTATACGATCCCAACGGCTATGCACGCCTTACACCCGGAGCTCTATAAGGAGTTAAGTCATTTCTATCGAATTGATCCCGCCGAATTAATACGCGGAAAAAGTACTGTGGCCTGA
- a CDS encoding YceK/YidQ family lipoprotein: MKRIISLVSASLVCVSCATVKTVNPKNNQVDITHRGHKSYCESIPRVYSGTSYSFCLLNSEPSQTVNTGSTINRVPLVAIDAVFSVAADTVVLPYTVVTQAKHGNIKVN, translated from the coding sequence GTGAAACGTATTATTTCTTTAGTATCAGCCTCTCTAGTTTGTGTATCATGTGCCACAGTGAAGACAGTTAACCCTAAGAATAATCAGGTAGATATCACTCATAGAGGCCACAAAAGCTATTGCGAAAGTATTCCAAGAGTTTATAGCGGAACCTCTTACTCTTTTTGCTTACTAAATAGCGAACCCAGTCAGACTGTAAATACTGGATCAACTATCAACCGTGTTCCACTGGTAGCTATAGATGCTGTTTTTTCTGTAGCCGCTGATACCGTTGTTTTGCCGTATACCGTAGTGACTCAGGCGAAGCATGGTAATATCAAAGTAAACTGA
- a CDS encoding heparan-alpha-glucosaminide N-acetyltransferase domain-containing protein yields MRYPAIDITRGILVIIMALDHTRDYWTSTQFDPLDLSQSSIALFLTRWITHICAPGFIFLTGLSAYFHGKKLNSKPELAKFLILRGLVLVILELTLVNLSWQFAYNYAFVQVIWALGVSMIILAGLIYLPIIWTTIVCLAVISLHGYLNDDFMRQLLGGYEWLWILAHVRTSFRLFEFNTGIFAAYNIIPLFALMYLGYVFGPLYEMANKQRVRLLITTATALSIIFIAVRLIGFGDPNDWNSQQGLLGFINTAKYPMSFNYILMTMSIVFLIMATVENRQNRILDVLLLFGQASLFFYLLHVPVINLSAHLWSYLEFGVATNFFNGSKVWPEGYTPNLLRTYAYWIALIAILYYPCKKYLQKKKESGSVIYSYV; encoded by the coding sequence TTGCGATATCCAGCAATAGACATCACTAGAGGTATATTAGTAATTATTATGGCCCTCGACCATACTCGAGATTATTGGACTTCGACCCAGTTTGACCCATTGGATCTATCCCAATCGTCCATCGCTTTGTTTTTAACTCGTTGGATCACGCATATATGTGCTCCTGGATTTATATTTCTTACAGGATTAAGTGCCTACTTTCACGGTAAAAAACTTAACTCCAAGCCGGAGTTGGCAAAATTCTTAATACTTCGAGGGTTAGTACTAGTTATCCTCGAACTAACCTTGGTAAACCTCTCTTGGCAGTTTGCTTATAATTACGCTTTTGTACAGGTAATCTGGGCACTGGGGGTATCCATGATCATACTGGCGGGCTTAATCTATTTGCCAATAATATGGACCACCATCGTTTGCCTGGCCGTAATATCCTTACATGGATACCTGAATGATGACTTCATGCGCCAGCTATTAGGTGGCTATGAATGGCTTTGGATTCTTGCGCATGTACGCACTAGTTTTAGACTTTTCGAGTTCAACACCGGGATTTTTGCTGCTTACAATATTATTCCCCTCTTTGCTCTTATGTACCTAGGTTATGTATTTGGGCCTCTTTACGAGATGGCAAACAAGCAACGAGTGCGTCTACTAATAACAACAGCAACTGCGCTATCGATTATATTTATTGCGGTTAGACTAATAGGCTTTGGCGACCCCAATGATTGGAATTCACAGCAGGGGCTTCTGGGCTTTATCAACACCGCCAAATACCCAATGTCGTTCAACTATATCCTTATGACAATGAGTATAGTTTTCCTGATCATGGCTACCGTTGAAAATCGACAAAACCGAATACTGGATGTATTGCTCCTCTTTGGGCAGGCCTCATTGTTCTTCTATTTACTCCATGTCCCAGTGATCAATCTGTCCGCACATCTATGGAGCTACTTAGAGTTTGGAGTAGCAACCAACTTCTTCAACGGCTCCAAAGTATGGCCTGAAGGCTACACACCTAATTTACTGAGAACCTATGCCTACTGGATTGCTCTGATTGCGATACTTTACTATCCCTGCAAGAAATATCTTCAAAAGAAAAAAGAAAGTGGATCGGTGATATACTCCTACGTATAA